In Miscanthus floridulus cultivar M001 chromosome 8, ASM1932011v1, whole genome shotgun sequence, the sequence TACGTACGTACTACGTGCCTGTCGTCACCATCGATCTAATAGCTAGCTAGGCCTGTATGGAGTAGTACGCGTAGACGTAGCTACACGTACGTGCGTCGTCTGTGCGGCGTGACTATACGCCGTTTGGCTAATAAGTCAggactgaaaatactgttgactgatttattataaaataaatttattgactgaaaaagtacgacttataagccgaACGAATGGGGCATAAGTCCAGCCTAGTCTTATGAGTGCAAGGAGAAAGCATGGCATGCATGGTTCGGCGCGCCATGGACGTATCTCCTACACATCAGCATCGGTTTCTGCATTGCATGCATGACACCTCCCGTGCTGCTAGCGCAGCACGCAGCATATCGTTCCGTGACATAAAAAGTACAAGGATACTGGTGCATGCCACGCACGCAACTCGGCTTTGGTGAACGCGCAGAGAATGTTTAGTGCCGCGTAATTCAGGgttagggttttttttttttttgtctcggtGCGTACCAACCAACCTTTTGTTTTGTGTTGTGcccgtgggagagagagaaaagagaggGGCAGGCAGGAGCCAGGCAGGCAACTGCATGCACGTGAAACGGCCATTGTCTCGAtcctactagctagctagctctacTAGATACTACTGGTAGATGCGAATGTCTCAAAGCTTTCTTGCTGGCCCATCGTCGTCAATCCCTTGTGAGTTTTTGTGGCTCAAAAAGCCAAGAGGTCGGTCACTGCTACAATCTCCACATATATACTGTACGTGCTGTATAAGTGAATTAGAGATGCACATGCATGCAATCTCCCGGCCAGCGGGCGCCATGTTTACTTGGTTGAATCGCTGCGTCGAGCCATGCATGTAAACTAGCTAGCGCGTAGCCTGGTCTGTTTGCACATGAGCTGGCTGGCTAGCTAGATGCCGAGCAGGGCGCCAGCAGGGCCATCCGTTGGTCGTGTGTCAGAGAGCCAGGACCAGGTTCACAGTTTAGTCACAGCTTTTCCTCGGGTGTGTATACGTTGCTGACCGATCCATGCGTGTCCAGGCCCTCATCACATCTCTTCATCAGAGTTCACATGCACGTACTGCAACTCTCAGGAGCAGGCGCAGAGATCGATCCACGCACACTCACGCGCGCACATTGCCGATTTGATGGAATCGCCCGGGCTGGGCTGCAGCTGGAGCGAGTGGTGGTCACCACTATCTTTCACTAGTTTGGCATGAATCTATCTAACCGGAAACAAGCATAAATGGAATGTATTAACAGAGGCTGCAATCTATTGATTGGGGGCATACTAATATCCTCTCCTGCATCAATAATTTTGGGGAACCGGGCCCTAGCTAGCCGATAGGAATATACTtattccgttctaaattataagatattttagctttcctatgtctagatacatagtaaaatcaatgtatcttgaaaaactaaaatatcttataatttaaaatggagagaTTATGTACATAGGCTTTGTTTTCGTGTGGATGTTTTTTCCTTAGGAAATGCATCTATGCACATTGTATGTGGGTACATACGACGAAATCCTTGTCGTTGATAGTACTCTATAGATTATATTGGTGCACGTAAGGAacattagagcaagtataatagcaggttgTAGATGAGCTGAATGCTTGAggtgaaagaaaaaagaaaaggagagagAACGGATCCGGATACGGACTGTGAGTTTACAGGCATCTCATGCACAAGAACCAATAAACTTTACGAGAGACGAAAGTAGAGCATATATTAATAGTAAAGTGCTCGCTACTATATAGATATGCTGAGAAGATCCATACAGCCAAGCCTTGTCTTATGCTTAGCTAGTTCGAATACTGGACGGAGGAACATTGGATCCATGTATCCATAACTACGAGCTAGCAGGAAGAAAAAACTATTGTGACCTTTTTATTTCTTCTTCTTGGAGCTCTTCTTGGCTTCTTGGGCAACGAGATTCGCTGGGAAGCTTTTCTGATGTCTTTTGGTGTCCCATGGCGGTCGCTAATTAATGTCAACCTCTATAATTTTCCCCTCTGCCTTTTCCGCTTGGAAGGTTGCCGCTAGTTAGTATAGCATGCCAACCTACCTGCTACGTCTCTAACCCTTTTCCGCTTTCTCCTCCTTGATTGACATGAGTTTATGGGATTTCGGGCTGACATCGTGTGTCCGTGTGAGAGAAGTGCAACAAACATGATTAGATTATCATACACAATTGGCCTCTTTTGTAACAGCATTTAATTAGTGGCAAAGAGTTGAAAGTACTAGTAAACGCACTGCCGAGAGTTTTCATACTAATGTACCAACATTGTTCTTTTTTGTACTTTTTGACTTTTGTTCTCTTTAAATAAATCCCTGTAGGGGCCTCGGCCACTCCTGTTCACTCGAAAAAAAAAACTGTGTGAAATTGAAGCTACGGAAGCCAGCATACATCACTAGACAACGGCTAGAGAGATATGCTGTACCATCTGAAACTGATGTTGTTCATCTCACATACTCTCTCAGACCCCCAATAATTCCACAAATACATAAGGGGCCCTAGGAGTTCTAGAATGGTTTAAGGGAGATGAAATAACTCTTCAGTCTTCATGTATCCCCATTAAATCACATTGTGCAAGATTTAGCGAAAGTCACGAGGTTCATTAGTCGATTAGGTCGCTCCCAATGCTAGGTTTTATTGTACGGTTTCAAGAATGACTTGTGGGCGATCAAATGAACAATAGTGTATAGTTTCATTTCACAGTTTTATAGGCCTACGTATGTAAACATGCATGGTGTTATAAAATAAAATACTCCCAGTAGAGTTTCACTCAGTTTCCAATACTCGGACATGTGCAATTAGGTGCTTCTTCCTTCTTCTATTTCTTTTGCAGATAGATATTTCTGTTGGTAATGGAAATTGGGATTACCCTAGGTAAAAAAAATGTGTTGAAAACGCAACGTGGGTTTCATCTAGATGAACCTCATCTCCTCTTTTTTCTCATATTTTCTGTCTCATGTCATCATTTTTGTCGATGTGACATCTCATTAACTATGAATGAAATTCCCACTGGCCGGTCCCAACTTAAAAACTATGAGATAATCTCTATAATTGTCAAGTCATGTAGACACTACACGTAGCATATTCTCAATGGATGATTTCATCAAAAGATTTTTTTTCAATCATGTGTCTTCTCTCTCCTATCATCTACCTATCACATCGCTTCATATCATTGTTCTTGTGTAGACATAGTTTCTTGTATAAAAAACTATTTCGTCCTCTCTCTTCCTTAATTTCAATGTCACATCATCATTTTACTTTGTTGGCACCCTAATTGATGACCATGGAAACCATCATAGTTTCTGGGTTGGGATGCCTTTATAGAAATAATGGTGGGTATTTAATGAATAGTGTTGTAGAATACTACCTTATACTCCCTCTATAGAAAAACATACAAATCTAGCATTTGAGTTTTGTACTCAAAATAATGTAATTCTTGCTAAGGTCCGGCCCATTCTAGCCAAAAGATAAAAATGACCATGCATGCATACAGGGTCAAGATCCGGTTGCATGCATTCAAGGTCATGCTCTGGTGGAGAGTTAGGTTTCTTTGGGAACTAGCTCATGATGTCATGCAACATTAATTATCCCTGCTTAAGgcacatactccctctgttccaaactaAATCAATTTCTAAAGTTGTCCTAAGTCTAGCTATTTTAaataccaaatatatatataaatgcacCAATATTTATGGCACCAAATTAATATCACTAGATgcattatgaaatgtattttcataagggcagtcccaatggtgtattgatgatggtttctatcctcattaaatgacttgccacgtaggcaaaacgctgacatggcaacgtaattaatgaagaaagagagcaaaaatcatagaaatggtttcttcatgaagaaatcaggtctactcttgacccaatgcaccaagaaaccgtgaaatcgccattggggagaaaccaccagtttctagggagctcgtgtcgcactcccattggaggaagaagatagagttgggagagagaaagagaaaatagttattactcatagaaaccctgggttggaaagcagtattTTTTTGGtgtggtatcctatgttatagaaacttctagtttctttcattgggactgccctaatgtACTTATTTAGtgctatagatgttaatattatttTCAGTAAAACTTAAGATAGTTTAACTTAGGGTGATTTtaaaaattgatttattttgagaTGGAGAGGGAGTACatcatttttcctagcattaATATGTTTGAGAACtcctagaattgtattttttataGGCACATGGGAGTATCTGACAGCAATTTTTGAATGTCTGAATCCCTTAAATTTTAGGTCCTAAAATAAATCCTTATATTTGGAGATGAATAGAAGAGTATATAGAGTTCACATTTTAAAAACTCTACAAAAATCATGTCACACCTGGGGCACATGCTGAattgaattcatatacaaaatcTTAAGAATAACAAAGCCCAATCGTATTCACAAGATAAGAACAAGAGCAATACGATGTGTAATGGTGACATTTTATTTTTATGAAAGAAACATGCATAGTGCTACTTTATGTTTATCATTTCAACAGTATTACACACCATATTTGAAAATTAATCATTCACTCTTGAAATTTTTGCATGGGTGTGCCCATTTTCAATGTTTTTAAACACTCGAAAATTTTTATTGTTGGCTTGACAATCATTGACACTATAGTAAGGGCCATTTCACCATATAAAATGTTCCCCTAAACACTAGAATTAACCATCTCGGTAACTTGCCAATATATACTTAGCTTATGTGGCACTGTACTCGAACTTACTGTAGATCTGAATTTATTCTCGTCATCACGCAGTGTTTTTCACTGTAACGCGCTGTCGTTCTGTTTGTCGTGTAACCGTTTCACGTGCAAACTTCCATTTGGTTTCTGAACTGCACGTCACGAGCACTCCATCCGTGCAGACATGTATTGCCGCGTGATCCAACTGTTACTGACTTGTCAatcacatgcatgcatatgcacacgTGATTGCATCATGCATCCATCCATGCAGGAGGGATAGCTTCATCACCCACAGGGCTTTCTGCGACGCCCTCGCGCAGGAGAGCGCCCGGCTGCCGCCCCCAGGCCTCACCGCCAGCCACCTCTATGGCGCCACCAGCGCGGCCAACATGGGGCTCAGCCTCTCGCAGGTCGGTTCCCACCTCGCATCCACCCTCGGTGCGGACGCTCACGGCCACCATCAGGACCTGCTCCggctcggcggcggcagcgccGCGAGCCGCCTTGACCATCTTCTAGGGGCGTCCAACGCCTCCGCGTTCCGCCCCCTGCCGCCTCCACCATCGTCGGCGTTCCTCATGGGCGCGCCGCAGGAGTTTGGCGAAGGCGACGGCACTGGGTCCCACGGGTTCTTGCAGGGCAAGCCGTTCCACGGCCTCATGCATCTGCCGGATCTCCAAGGCAACGGCGCCGGGGGTCCCTCGGCGTCGTCGGCTCCGGGTCTCTTCAACCTTGGCTACATCGCAAACAGTGCAAATAGCTCAGGTACTTCCAGTCATGGCCATGCAAGCCAGGGACACCTGACAAGTGATCAGTTCAGcgaaggaggtggtggtggcggcggcggcggcggctccgagTCGTCGGCTGCGATGCTTTTCAGCGGCGGCGGGAACTTTGCCGGTGGTGACCACCAAGTTGCTCCTGCCGGGATGTACAACAATGATCCGGCCGTGATGCTGCCGCAGATGTCCGCAACGGCGCTTCTGCAGAAGGCGTCCCAGATGGGCTCCAGCGCgagcgcgcacggcggcggcgtttCCGTGTTTGGGGGCCTCGTCGGCTCGTCGGCGCCCTCCGCTACGCACGCCCGGGCACCCACCATGCTCGACCAGAGCCAGATGCACCTGCAGAGCTTGATGAACTCGCTGGCTGCCGGCGGCATGTTTGGCGGAACCAACAGCGGCAGCATGATTGACCCGAGGATGTATGACATGGATCAAGATGTGAAGTTTCACCAAGGCCGTGGTGGCGCTGAGATGACGCGCGACTTCCTTGGCGTCGGTGGCGGTGGTGTCATGAGGGGGATGACGGTGCCGAGAGGGGGGCACCAAGACGGTGCCGGTGACATGAGCTCCTTGGAGGCCGAGATGAAGTCGGCCTCGTCACCCTTCACTAGAGGCAGGATGCAATAAGAGAACCCTGTGCTCGCACAGTGAGCGAGTCCTGAGCAGcctgccatgcatgcatgcatccatgGGTGTACTAAATCCGTTACAGCAGGTTGTTATAGTGTACACTGCACAATGCATGGGAGTAGTATAAGGTTGCTGCATTCCATGCAATGAAGCAATAAAGGGTAAAAAGACAGGTTTCAACCTAATCTTAAGACATGCATGGTGAGCAAGGAGCTTCTTTGCTACTAATCCAAGAGCAGGCTAGATCAAGTAGAATCATGTGATCGATCATCTAATTAATTGCTGCATGCTTGGTGGTGTAGTTCCTGTCGAACATTTGTTTTTGCTGGACTATATATGTAACTGGGTTAATTATACAGGAGGAGATAGTATTTATCAGTAATGCTGTAGCTAGCTAGGTTAGTAGTACTGGCTGTATTAGGGGATGATAAGAAttcatgccccccccccccccccccccccccccaaaatttCTTTTGTCTGTTGTTTTTCCTTCTACTGTACTTACCGTACCCTTTAATTTGGAGCAAAACCATTTTTATTGCTTCTTATAGTGCATTTAACAATCACACCATACCCATTTGGGGAcatatatatgatatgcatttttTCACAGTATATAGTttacttctttttttttctcaagtACAGTatatcactacgtaaaaaataatttttagcaacggttcgtttttttgtaggggcggctggtgatggagccgcccctacagtggcgtgctccggtgcccagacaccagccgcccctacaaatggaacaacaggggcggctggtgatatgagccgcctctacaaatggagtctgatttgtaggggcggctcaatcaccagccgcccctggagttgctatttgtaggggcggctggtgattgagccgtccctacaaatgcccccgtatacatagctacgatttgtaggggcggctcaatcaccggccgcccctacaatgacccccgtatacatagctccgatttgtaggggcggctcaatcaccagccgcccctacaaatgacccacatataaaacagctgaagcaccttcttcctcctcgggtcactcactccaacccgtgaaacaaaggtggggaggccttgggcacctcccaaaaattgctctactacggggagaaggttttggtctcaaatcctttggtggagaggttgtagaaggtaaaaaaatgctattccacacttttttttatagttttaatggttggttagtgagtaattagagttttgttttctctctcttctatggtgcttgagctacttatgaagcaaattagacccaagttttaaatgtactaggataaattagggatgggaacaagatcatacccatgtttcttgattttagtgaacaattagttagttttatggatgtttcatgtgcatgtggatctagatctagtgtttggtttttttattaatttcgtttttgtaaatttatgtttcatgaaattggactagggtttgtatgaaagatattggataaagtataattgttgctaattgttgtctttaaaattgtttattgtaattaataaatatgtattttaattatttatggataaatgggccattaattaattttcctatcatggtgtgtttgtatgcttcatgtaattatattagatttatattcatatatatctgaagtatatacaattattctcaagtaattattaatttgattcatttttatatatatctgaataagtagtcctttaatatttattttgttgtcgttgtaaaagatggagtacaggaactcttggatgtatggttcgttaaggttcaaggcaggtttccctgaagaggtggataaatttattgaagccgcaaagaagcatgcaacgacattgaaagagaataaggatacaattatttgcccctgtaaagattacaagaaccgtatggcatggacagatgtgactatcatcagatcacatttgattatgcgaggatttgttgaggactacacagtgtggattcatcatggtgaaacggttattgttaacaacgaggatgaggaggaatacgacgacgaaaccatagaatccctgtcccaatattcagtagagcttgatgcacgaatggatttcgagtttggcaatgaacaaggtggtgatgctggtggttgggatggtaacgacgaaggtggtgccaataatgatggtggagcacgtgtcggggatgaagatgatttggaggacatgattcgagcccttggaccagagattttactaaatagcccgaaaggtctagaaaatttggaaagggtgacaaaagcattgaaggagactgtgtatggtgttgaaaagggctgtccgacacattggacattgctacgttttgtgcttgagctgcttatcttgaaggctaagtacggctggtcatactatagtttcaatgatctattgcatctcctgtcatgggtgctgccacaaccaaacttagttcctgccaacacataccaagagaagaaggtcataagtccattaacaatgggggttgaaaaaatccatgcatgccccaaccactgtatactttttcgtggcgaaacgttcaagtcactggataaatgtccccagtgtggggccagccggtacaagaacaatgacctttacagtgggatgaaccctccatggggaaaaagaggaattagaagggtacaaaaaaggtggtacaagaatctcaacccccagaggacactctattaggcaacgatgcaaagcagagaagaattcctgccttggtaatatggtacctgccagtgacagaccgcttgagacgtatcttcctaaaccctaaagaagccgcactcatgacatggtgggatgatgagcgcaaggtggatgatgataagattgcacacccggctgattgtagtcagtggcaaaggtttgatgagaagcacaaagaattcagcgataacCTAAGAAATGtacgatttggcttgagcaccgatggaatgaatcccttcaatgagaggatgagcgaccacagcacatggccagtgatcttgaccatgtacaacatcccaacatggttgtgtcagaagagaaagtaccttctcctcactattcttatttctggccctaaacaaccaggcattgatatagatgtgttcctcgatcctttgatgcaagaaatggagaggctatggaggcatggggagtagatgtacgatgcgttccgaaaggaggacttcatatatagagcaataatatttgttactaccaatgattaccccgcgctgtttgctttatctggacagatcaaagggaagacgagatgcttgg encodes:
- the LOC136477908 gene encoding protein indeterminate-domain 6, chloroplastic-like isoform X1, whose protein sequence is MASNSSAAAVAAMFGIKDADHQDQMKPLLAQQHQQLPPAPLLNVASSSAGSGQATGASPPPVKKKRNLPADPDAEVIALSPKTLMATNRFVCEVCNKGFQREQNLQLHRRGHNLPWKLKQKDPAQAQRRRVYLCPEPTCAHHDPARALGDLTGIKKHFCRKHGEKKWKCDKCSKRYAVQSDWKAHSKVCGTREYRCDCGTLFSRRDSFITHRAFCDALAQESARLPPPGLTASHLYGATSAANMGLSLSQVGSHLASTLGADAHGHHQDLLRLGGGSAASRLDHLLGASNASAFRPLPPPPSSAFLMGAPQEFGEGDGTGSHGFLQGKPFHGLMHLPDLQGNGAGGPSASSAPGLFNLGYIANSANSSGTSSHGHASQGHLTSDQFSEGGGGGGGGGGSESSAAMLFSGGGNFAGGDHQVAPAGMYNNDPAVMLPQMSATALLQKASQMGSSASAHGGGVSVFGGLVGSSAPSATHARAPTMLDQSQMHLQSLMNSLAAGGMFGGTNSGSMIDPRMYDMDQDVKFHQGRGGAEMTRDFLGVGGGGVMRGMTVPRGGHQDGAGDMSSLEAEMKSASSPFTRGRMQ
- the LOC136477908 gene encoding protein indeterminate-domain 6, chloroplastic-like isoform X2, which gives rise to MASNSSAAAVAAMFGIKDADHQDQMKPLLAQQHQQLPPAPLLNVASSSAGSGQATGASPPPVKKKRNLPDPDAEVIALSPKTLMATNRFVCEVCNKGFQREQNLQLHRRGHNLPWKLKQKDPAQAQRRRVYLCPEPTCAHHDPARALGDLTGIKKHFCRKHGEKKWKCDKCSKRYAVQSDWKAHSKVCGTREYRCDCGTLFSRRDSFITHRAFCDALAQESARLPPPGLTASHLYGATSAANMGLSLSQVGSHLASTLGADAHGHHQDLLRLGGGSAASRLDHLLGASNASAFRPLPPPPSSAFLMGAPQEFGEGDGTGSHGFLQGKPFHGLMHLPDLQGNGAGGPSASSAPGLFNLGYIANSANSSGTSSHGHASQGHLTSDQFSEGGGGGGGGGGSESSAAMLFSGGGNFAGGDHQVAPAGMYNNDPAVMLPQMSATALLQKASQMGSSASAHGGGVSVFGGLVGSSAPSATHARAPTMLDQSQMHLQSLMNSLAAGGMFGGTNSGSMIDPRMYDMDQDVKFHQGRGGAEMTRDFLGVGGGGVMRGMTVPRGGHQDGAGDMSSLEAEMKSASSPFTRGRMQ